One genomic region from Sphingomicrobium aestuariivivum encodes:
- the msrB gene encoding peptide-methionine (R)-S-oxide reductase MsrB, whose product MADKHLTDAEWRDRLSPEQYRILREGGTEPPFSGALNDEKRPGTFRCAACGEKLFEAGSKYDSGSGWPSFTAPAGADKIDERSDSSHGMERVEIRCSACGGHLGHVFPDGPGPTGLRYCVNSASLDFEPEGED is encoded by the coding sequence ATGGCCGACAAGCATCTTACCGACGCCGAATGGCGTGACCGGCTCAGCCCCGAACAATATCGCATCCTGCGCGAGGGCGGGACCGAGCCCCCTTTCTCTGGTGCGCTCAACGACGAGAAACGCCCCGGCACCTTCCGCTGCGCTGCCTGCGGGGAAAAACTGTTCGAAGCCGGGAGCAAATATGATTCCGGCTCGGGCTGGCCCAGCTTCACTGCCCCAGCGGGTGCCGACAAGATCGACGAACGGTCGGACAGCTCGCACGGAATGGAGCGCGTGGAAATCCGCTGTTCAGCCTGTGGCGGGCATCTAGGGCATGTGTTTCCCGACGGCCCTGGTCCGACGGGGCTGCGCTACTGCGTCAATTCCGCGAGCCTCGATTTCGAGCCCGAAGGCGAGGACTGA